Proteins from a genomic interval of Paenibacillus sp. FSL R5-0623:
- a CDS encoding IS3 family transposase (programmed frameshift) → MPKQQRRTFTTEFKKQMVQLFENGKSRAAIVEEYDLTASALDRWIKQSQATGSFKEKDNRSPEENELMAMRKELERLRMENDIFKASRADHGTKVAIIQNNRDKYSVSAMCNVLEIAKSTFYHEAKEKPNEDELTEAIVEIFHKNRKVYGTRKIKAKLQERGLIVSRRRIGRIMQEQSLVSTYTVAQFKPHKTAYNEEETVNELGREFNQTEAKRFVVSDLTYVKVGHRWHYICVLMDLFNREIIGHSAGPHKDAALVSRAFATVEGDLSQIQWFHTDRGSEFKNHAMDQLLGTFGIGRSLSKKGCPYDNAVAEATYKVMKTEFIYQMEFRNLRHLELELYDYVNWFNRHRVHGSLGYLTPVQYRQEALKKVV, encoded by the exons ATGCCTAAACAACAACGACGCACATTCACAACCGAGTTCAAAAAACAAATGGTGCAACTCTTTGAAAACGGCAAATCCAGAGCTGCAATTGTGGAGGAATACGACCTCACTGCTTCGGCTCTAGACCGCTGGATCAAGCAATCGCAGGCAACGGGCTCTTTCAAAGAGAAAGACAACCGTTCACCTGAAGAAAACGAATTAATGGCTATGCGTAAAGAGCTAGAGCGTCTACGGATGGAGAACGACATTT TTAAAGCAAGCCGCGCTGATCATGGGACGAAAGTAGCTATCATCCAGAATAACCGTGATAAATACTCAGTATCAGCAATGTGTAACGTCCTCGAAATCGCCAAAAGCACCTTCTATCATGAAGCGAAGGAAAAGCCAAATGAAGATGAGCTCACGGAAGCTATTGTGGAGATATTCCACAAAAATCGAAAAGTCTATGGTACACGAAAGATAAAAGCCAAGCTTCAGGAACGAGGACTCATCGTATCTAGACGTCGCATTGGTCGAATCATGCAAGAGCAGAGTCTCGTCTCCACGTACACCGTTGCGCAATTTAAGCCTCATAAAACGGCCTATAATGAGGAGGAAACAGTGAATGAACTGGGTCGGGAGTTTAATCAGACGGAAGCAAAGCGCTTCGTGGTCAGCGATCTCACGTATGTGAAGGTCGGTCATCGGTGGCATTACATTTGTGTGCTCATGGACCTGTTCAATCGAGAAATTATTGGCCACAGTGCAGGTCCACATAAGGACGCTGCTCTGGTTTCGCGTGCCTTTGCAACGGTAGAAGGCGACTTGAGCCAAATCCAGTGGTTTCATACGGATCGTGGGAGTGAGTTTAAGAACCACGCGATGGACCAGCTTCTAGGCACGTTTGGTATTGGTCGATCACTCAGCAAGAAAGGATGTCCCTACGATAACGCTGTGGCCGAAGCCACCTACAAGGTCATGAAAACGGAGTTTATTTACCAAATGGAATTCCGAAACCTCCGTCATTTGGAATTGGAATTATACGACTACGTTAACTGGTTTAACAGGCACAGAGTTCATGGATCACTGGGGTATTTGACGCCTGTTCAGTATCGCCAAGAAGCCCTTAAAAAAGTTGTCTGA
- a CDS encoding sigma factor G inhibitor Gin yields the protein MEEHAEHTCIICEQRKREGIFIVSEFICDTCEAEMVHTDAQDAKYNYFIHQMKQIWVQKNA from the coding sequence ATGGAAGAACATGCCGAACACACATGTATTATCTGCGAGCAAAGAAAAAGAGAAGGCATTTTTATTGTATCTGAATTCATATGTGACACTTGTGAAGCAGAAATGGTTCATACCGACGCGCAGGATGCCAAGTACAATTATTTTATTCATCAAATGAAGCAAATTTGGGTACAAAAAAACGCATAA
- a CDS encoding aminotransferase class I/II-fold pyridoxal phosphate-dependent enzyme, translating to MDHKNKSSRAPLYEALLAYRDSKQRSFHVPGHKNGQAYRHLLEQAEAGQFPSKYIVNEEHQHNGEIQSDAGGNVNRRIEQFSSMDEHGTDLESGKRFDGEGNLSEIGLVPDRSFLEMMEMDVTEITGTDDLHHPEGVIQEAQELAADCFGAEESFFLVGGSTAGNLSLLLTVCDEPNSIVLVQRNVHKSVIHGLMLAGARAVFLEPWVDPVSGLAVMPSVETVQAAVQAYPEAKGVLVTLPNYYGMGADLTPIAEVCHAAGMPLLVDEAHGAHYGQHPELPVSALSCGADGVVQSTHKMLTAFTMGAMLHIQGPRLNRSLLRQRLAMVQSSSPSYPVMASLDLARRLLHVQGTNTFTAGLAAVNAFKRGLAELPRFQLLQPAQPLQPEPPAGTAKPAGLSVSAAQQTREGLTAAAMPSAAGYTAQDPFKAVIYDGTGVLSGYGLQQQLEACGCVPEMSDERYVVLLFSPGSTVQDAQHLLQALHHISSANGHEQVQSSTEPSHQLAKGSAYYISTWNNLQEKTRYSEPISFTLQPIVETDMINVPIEESAGCRSAEMVIPYPPGIPLVYPGERISTSMVARIQLLRDEGAKFHGVSDASLQSLKVMKE from the coding sequence ATGGATCATAAAAATAAATCAAGTAGAGCCCCTTTATATGAAGCGTTGCTTGCGTATCGTGATTCGAAGCAGCGTTCTTTTCATGTGCCTGGGCATAAGAATGGACAAGCTTACCGACATTTGCTGGAACAAGCAGAAGCAGGGCAATTTCCCTCTAAATATATCGTCAATGAGGAACATCAACACAACGGAGAGATTCAGAGCGATGCAGGGGGGAACGTTAACCGAAGGATAGAGCAATTCAGCTCGATGGATGAACATGGGACTGATTTGGAGAGCGGGAAACGTTTTGATGGCGAAGGGAATCTGTCGGAAATAGGATTGGTGCCGGATCGTTCATTTCTGGAGATGATGGAGATGGATGTTACGGAGATTACGGGCACCGACGATTTGCATCATCCTGAAGGTGTGATCCAGGAAGCACAGGAGCTTGCGGCAGATTGTTTTGGTGCGGAGGAGAGTTTCTTCCTTGTGGGAGGTAGTACTGCAGGTAATCTCTCTTTATTGCTAACTGTGTGTGATGAGCCGAATAGTATTGTACTGGTGCAACGGAATGTGCACAAATCCGTTATTCACGGGTTAATGCTGGCAGGCGCAAGAGCTGTATTTCTGGAGCCGTGGGTCGATCCTGTGTCTGGACTTGCAGTCATGCCGTCGGTGGAGACGGTGCAGGCTGCTGTCCAGGCCTATCCTGAGGCAAAGGGCGTGTTAGTCACGTTGCCCAATTATTACGGCATGGGCGCAGATCTGACGCCCATAGCCGAGGTGTGCCACGCTGCTGGCATGCCTTTGCTCGTGGATGAAGCGCATGGCGCGCATTATGGGCAGCATCCGGAGCTGCCTGTCTCTGCACTGTCGTGCGGAGCAGACGGTGTCGTGCAGTCGACACATAAGATGCTGACGGCTTTCACCATGGGTGCCATGCTGCACATTCAGGGACCGCGGTTAAACCGGTCCCTGTTAAGGCAGCGCCTGGCCATGGTGCAAAGCTCAAGCCCATCATACCCGGTGATGGCTTCGCTTGATCTTGCGCGCCGCCTGCTGCATGTGCAGGGCACGAACACATTCACGGCGGGGCTCGCCGCCGTGAATGCCTTTAAGCGCGGCCTCGCGGAGCTGCCGCGCTTTCAGTTGCTGCAGCCTGCACAGCCGCTGCAGCCAGAACCGCCAGCCGGAACAGCGAAGCCGGCTGGCCTATCCGTGTCCGCTGCGCAGCAGACACGGGAGGGCCTAACCGCGGCGGCGATGCCATCTGCCGCGGGGTATACCGCTCAGGACCCATTCAAGGCCGTCATCTATGACGGCACAGGGGTGCTGAGCGGTTATGGGCTACAGCAGCAGCTGGAAGCATGCGGCTGTGTGCCCGAGATGAGCGACGAACGGTACGTCGTCTTGCTCTTCAGCCCGGGTTCAACGGTGCAAGATGCTCAGCACCTGTTGCAGGCTTTACACCATATCAGCTCTGCCAATGGGCATGAGCAGGTTCAATCAAGTACAGAGCCATCTCATCAGCTTGCGAAAGGTTCGGCGTATTATATTTCCACGTGGAACAATTTACAAGAAAAGACTCGTTACTCGGAACCAATCTCCTTTACACTGCAACCGATTGTGGAGACAGATATGATCAATGTCCCGATAGAAGAAAGCGCGGGTTGTCGATCAGCCGAGATGGTTATTCCATACCCTCCAGGGATTCCGCTTGTATATCCGGGTGAGCGTATTAGTACATCGATGGTGGCTCGTATACAACTCCTGCGGGATGAGGGTGCAAAGTTTCATGGGGTATCAGATGCATCTCTACAGTCATTGAAGGTTATGAAGGAATGA
- a CDS encoding CidA/LrgA family protein, producing MYGFYWIGNLIQAVLHLPLTGSIVGMLVLFITIQLGWIKMSWGEEGSTWLQSHLQLLFIPPTVGIINHFDFFRANTLLLVLGLIVSTLITCLISAKLSEWLMTWRSSHSGKKEAITCQHSSSELE from the coding sequence ATGTACGGTTTTTATTGGATTGGAAACTTGATTCAAGCTGTATTACATCTGCCGTTAACAGGCAGTATTGTGGGCATGCTGGTATTGTTTATCACCATTCAACTGGGATGGATCAAAATGAGCTGGGGAGAAGAAGGGTCGACGTGGCTTCAATCTCATCTGCAATTGTTGTTCATCCCACCAACTGTGGGCATTATTAACCATTTTGATTTTTTTCGAGCTAACACATTATTACTGGTCCTGGGGTTGATCGTTAGCACATTAATCACATGTCTGATATCTGCCAAATTAAGTGAGTGGCTTATGACATGGAGATCGTCTCATTCAGGCAAAAAGGAGGCGATTACTTGTCAACATTCATCCTCGGAATTGGAATGA
- a CDS encoding LrgB family protein — protein sequence MSTFILGIGMIALTIAVYIPATRLYKRLKWPILMPVLTTTAILILILVISNIKLDTYMLGGKWIQELLGPAVVSLAFPLSRHLNVLKQNIIPIVGGTIGGSITGVSTGALIAILLGYPQEMVIALLPKSVTTPVAIQLANHVGGNASFTSLFVMIAGFSGILLGPMLLKWAKVRSKHAYGIGLGSASHALGMARSFEYGENAVALSSVSMIVSAIAGSIMLPLWVWIIYG from the coding sequence TTGTCAACATTCATCCTCGGAATTGGAATGATCGCGCTAACCATCGCTGTATATATTCCAGCCACTCGTCTATATAAAAGGTTAAAATGGCCGATACTGATGCCTGTACTCACAACGACTGCCATACTGATCCTGATCTTGGTGATCTCCAATATAAAGCTGGATACATACATGTTGGGAGGCAAATGGATACAGGAGCTCTTGGGCCCAGCAGTTGTATCTCTCGCTTTTCCCTTGTCCAGACATCTGAATGTGCTGAAGCAAAATATCATTCCAATTGTGGGTGGAACAATCGGAGGCAGTATTACAGGTGTCTCCACAGGTGCTTTAATCGCCATTCTGCTTGGCTATCCGCAAGAGATGGTCATCGCTTTATTGCCAAAATCAGTGACAACTCCTGTGGCTATTCAACTCGCTAATCATGTTGGGGGGAATGCCTCATTCACATCGCTGTTTGTGATGATTGCAGGATTCTCAGGGATATTATTAGGGCCGATGCTCTTGAAATGGGCCAAGGTCCGCAGTAAACATGCCTATGGAATTGGATTGGGTTCAGCATCTCATGCCCTCGGTATGGCAAGGTCTTTTGAATATGGAGAGAATGCGGTAGCCCTCAGTTCAGTTTCCATGATTGTCAGTGCCATTGCCGGATCAATTATGCTTCCATTATGGGTATGGATCATCTACGGTTGA